CATCGGTGTTGGAAGGGGTTTAGCGGAAGGGTGGAAACCAGGGGAGAGACATCTTAGTGGTTCCTGAtggaagttattaattattgaccCACCCGTTATCTCGTCAGCAATCTACAGCTTGGGAGGCTGCCCTGGGTTGCGCTCTCACCGATTGCTGACTCGATAGAAGTGAACTGATTTCCGATTTCGCGTCGTATTTATACCGTGTGGTTGTAGACGAGGGGTACCAGGGAGAAGAAGTTTCCGATTTCTGTTAGGTTTTTAATATAGGTAAGCCTTTTAACGATCACGCGCCTCCCGCGTGCCGCGCGGCTCTCGAGTTTAAGGGGGAATCGCATATGAgatcaagaattaatttcgatactttaaaattcagtataaaatgtaatttttaaaggatttttaaattgagTGCGCAGGACTGTAGTGCTAATTTTTCTGAATTGTTACATAgcaaaagaattagaatttttcaacGCAAACTATTTTTGTATCGATCTTGAATTTTTGGAAGACTCTAGCGgttctaatttttatgggattttaataTAGTGCAAACAGACCGCAAGCCGAAAACGAGTGTAAATGATTTTTAGATTGAAATTAACAAGTTTATGAAGGctgctatttttaattgtttcgaGAAGATAGGTAGAATTATCATACGAAAGTTGCGAGGAGTGCACGCCCGCGCGCACCGGTGTTGCGACGAAAATTATTCCGAGATcctttaaatatttgtgtagGTCACAATTCTtaagttgttttaattttgatttgacagGATGGTAGTGACGATTTTTCTGAATCGTTACGTCAccaaaaagtttgaattttaatattgcttcgGAATGAAACCGATTTTTATACTTGGGACGTCTGTAACGCTCTCAGTTTTCTTGTTTCCTTAATCCCGCGTGCACAGTAGTATAGTGGAGTAGGCGCTCTACAAGAGTGCGTGTTGAAGTTcgcaattttattgtttctacTATGAGGAAACCATTTTTCTTTGTGCCTGAATAAATCTTAAGACTCGGCGCGCGCGGGCGCTTGTAGACGCGGGCGGGAGCCGCGAGGCACGGGGAGAGCGCGCGCGAGCGTTGTGAATCGCATTTCGcgcattatttccaatttaattaaatttttactttaactagTGATCTCAGGTTTGCATGTACGGCGCGATAGCACTTAGTACACGCAATTATCACGCGATCAccggtttattattttattattatttttaccaaaaagtattacaaaatttgGGCGGTTGTGCGTTGCTACTACAATTTTAGATTTGACGTGGTTATTCATGTTACATTATctttatatgtcaaaatttattcagaaggtttaatcatatttaaaatttacgttaacGAATGCGTGCGGATGGTGTGTAAAGTTAAGGAAAAATTTTGGGCACCAGacgtaacaaaataaatattttcaaaattttgctactgttaaaaaatagaactttttcaaaatattgtaagtaagaaaaaaattattttgcagcgATAAAGATACTATTTTACCGATCTAATTATaagaactttaaaataatatatacgttTTTATGATTCATTTTAgcatgattaaaaaataattttgtattcagCAAGTTTTCGACAATACTGTTTATTATTGCAGTcgcaaattttttcaatttttttcaatttttttctttattaccgACTTCGAAAACCTCAGTtatcaaattttgattatattaaatatatttaaagtacatGTATCTGCCATATTGAATTCGCCATTCTGTTTTTTGCAACTTTTAGttcaaatttgtaattaacGACCTCAAAAACTTCAAGATATCAAATTTTGActacattaaatatattcaaaatacatgtatttgcCATATTGAATCcgctattttgttttttgcaatttCTATTTCAGATTTGTAATCAGCGACTTCAAAAACCCGAGGATATCAAATTTCATGCAAATTGAAAAACGCTTTCATATTTTGGCCATCTTTTCGAGATTTTGGCCCACTGTGCAACGgctcaaaatttttgtttcttttcgcAAGTCATGATAATAATTCCATCCGTCAGGACcgttcaaattaaattttttttcatcactAAACACTCTTCTCCATTTTTTAGTCCAATGCACATGTTTCTCCGCAAATTTCAaccttatttttttatgtgcctCTGTTAAAAGAAGTTTTCTTTGTAGTTTCTTTTGCTGCAAATGTTTATATTGTTGTAGGACACGTTGCACGTTCCTAATATTTGTTTGTATCCCACAAGCTTCAGCAATCTGCCTTGCAGTCAGTGATGCATTCGATGCTACTCTTAAAATAGCACGTTTTTTGCGTACTGTTAGAGCTGTGGGTCGTCCAGGGCGTTTCTTTTTCTCGTAAATTTGATTTctaagtaaattaataataatattccgACTTCTATTAACAGTTCTTGCTGTTTTCGAAACAGAAATTTTCTtttgataataacaaaattgtgTGTATTTTACTATCTGTTAGCTTTTTACCACGTCCCATCTTTTGCAAATACTTTATGACATAGACGACATAGTATTGTAAACGATGATTGTCGGTCACTTGCCTGTGCTTAACTGAAAAGTGAAAATATTCAATGTGTGCTACTATTTTGTCGGACTGATTTTCCgcgaaaattacaaaaacaacaAATCCAAGACTTGAGAGGCAATGTTTACATGCCGCAGTCACGTCATTCGACATGTAAATAATAACTGAAGAAGTATACACATAGGAACCTACATATTCCTACATTTAttcacaaatattacaaaatttacagGGTGTGCTATTTTATTGTCGCGGACTGtaatatacagagtgattcaaaataacatattggtgCCAAAGCTGGCATAGttgtaatcgaattctgagacaattttttttttgcaaaaatttgtccagaacttaattttcaagttacaagaagaattagttagcgtatgacgggttggatacaagtggtagacaggggcggcgcgactcactgttacacacGGGTGAGGGGCCTCTTGCGCttaaatgactgacaaaagtacacggacagcacattcctatttaaactttttttttctctttctctgtcactttagttatgctacatttaacttgtagcaaagtcaaatttcgatctgtcatccggacgtcaaatatcgggatgaccgtgaaatcttcaagtaagtttacattattataatgaatgtacgcccgcgaataataaaatttaatgcaaatgaaattacttcaatattatttgcaagttaaaagtagcacttttaaaacgcacaagaagagaagaaaggagggagagggagagagagagagagagaaagtttaaataagaatgtgcGGTCCGTGTACTTGTGTCAGGGTGGCGTCCCATGGCATAGATATTTTGcgtaacgcgtatcgcgtaaccaATCAGAGGCGTTACGCGTTACGCGTTTATCATTACGCCTGCGAAAACTTGCATATAGttttgtgtgtgcgtgtgtgtgaaaAAGAAACCTCGTGTTCATCATGGAAAATGTACCAGtaagcaaattaatttatttttattaattattttaatacaaagacAGTTTTGTTGCGAtcttattgatattaatttttaataataataaaatattaataaattttaattatatattattttcttcaagtCAGGTTAGgttaacatttctaaaaaatttcttaaaaattaatgttttgatgtgtttttttcctttgtttttaattttcctacatcttattataataatccTGCTATTTGATTCTCTctttttgcattataaattatattttctatttattagatattttgaataagataataaattgcttatttttaaccttaaattattaatattttcagtatATTCGGTGTGGAAAATGTAACTGGTTATTGGCAAATCATTGACAAAATGTTTTAGAACATGAATGTTTCAAAGAATATAATGAAACAAGAGATTTTTTAAACATCGATGAGAATTTTGTAGCTACCATTGGTAAgtagtataaatattataaacacaaatatataaatacatactcATATGGGATATGTTATTTATAGACGCCagtgataaaattattaaaataattcaaatattggTCGACTTtctagaaaaatgtatttactaaAATCACAACATTTTGACCTCAGGTTTGGGTTTTTTTCAAGTGAATcagttataatatatattaagatacatatgtatatatgaaagGAACACGTCTAACAGTGAGTTCTTGCCAAAGAATccaaaaatttagtaatgttttcattatcaAAAGTGTATAAAACAAACTtcgtcaaaatattaaaattatagagaGCATCGAACACAAAAACATCATCGTCAAACAAATAGGTGCAACGAAGTTTAActattttatacacttttaaCGATGGAAACattgctaaattttttattctttggcAAGAATTCACTGGCTGTGTTCCAAAATTTATtgtaagtactgaaaatctatagtttacgttacgtatactatagcttttcagtactggcagtgaatttcggaacgcagccagtGTTGGACTCTGTTTCTTCACTGTTCCTTCGTATATGTATCTTAATGTATATTACAACTGATTCACTTTAAAAGGATCCAAATTTAAGATCGAAAcgtgattaattttaataaacacattttgccacatatttatatattatatataatatgaaatgtTATCACCAAATTTTCTATTACAGtatgtaacgaccgtacttcgcgcacggtCGACGGTGCAtgaacgggcgcgaaaggtcgcctggAGGAATTAGACGTGTTTTTAAGTTGGTAGATATCAGTGTgtttatttcacataaattCGGTGTATTTACATCGGCGGTTACCAGTACGCGGTACTGTTACCGTTACGAGGCTCGGGAAAATCCGGAGTTGCGCTCGGGAAAATCCGGAGTTGCGCTCGGGAAAATCCGGAGTTGCGCTCGGGCGGTGGTTGAGACGTGGGTCTCAAAAACCAGctaaacgcgcggacggacgcggTACAGAAATTCGGAACTTAAAGATATAGCTATCGGCTCGGCATATGCGGTACGGGAAGCTATTTACAAAGCACGGGAATCTATTTACATCGAGTACACTTGTCGCGCGAAACGTGGTTCGCGGAACTTCGTCGGGTGTTTTTCTCCGAATCGCGGCGGCGTTGCTATAGTGACGGCCGTGACGCTCGTGCGAGACGCGGTGCGTGGTGCGgtgagcgcggcgcgtacacggatccgtgcgtTGTTGTCGGTTCatcgcgcggcccgtcgcgaggcggttaataccgcgaatGATCGCTGGAGGACACCCCTTCACGCCAAGTgtgcttggtggaggcacggagcaccgtacccccgtacgtgaggtggcgtcggactcgggaggcggATCGGATGGAAAATTGCCTTCGCGTCAAGTggcttgacagggcccaagttaTTCTTGAGCCCAGGTCGACGAGTCGGGAAACGGAGTCTAGGATCGGAGGCGGAAGCGGTTGCTAGCTAAGTGGCTTagcagagaccgaggcgctcgatctcgatAACAACCTGGGGAAGCTTCTATTCGGCGGATCGGCCAGAAATGGATCAGGCCCCTGCCtccgaacgtcgccttatatacccgagaatcgTGGCGAGGGGGATGCCCGGCGCGTTACgacggcggagcggtccggcggcagcatccccgccactcgatctcggatCTCTCGCTTCGGGCCACGCGCGCATAGCGTGGCTGCGGAtggcgcgggaacgagagcgcgtgcgcgcgagagacgagagcgcgtgcgcgcgaagacgagagcgcgggagcgatcgctcgttcgctccgatattacaatatttattaggcgctatgcgccgtttaactgccgtccggcggatgttcggccggacggttaGGCGGTCCGGGGGGGGTCGGAAGGCCATTCGTTACAAGTACAAAAATCAACTGAAGCTGAAGATACAGAATCATTTCAATGTATCAATACAGATATTGACGAACGTCTTATAATGGCAGTTATGGATAGACCTTCATTGTACGATCATCGATTGCACataaaagaaagaacaaaatttaaaaaatcggcACTATGGGAAGAAGTGAGAAATATAATTGGTggtatgtttaaatattaaaatttatgttttaagaacATAGCTTAAATgtgttcaaaaaaattattctttagtctttttttgaaaattatgtaataaacatgatgtaattgtttttaacatttaactttaaacagataacaaaagtataaaagatttacaaaaatgATTCAAATATCATCGTGCTTGTTATATTAGAGCcagaaaaaaaacgaatatGTGCCAAGTGGCTCCAGTGCGTCTtccacaaaatataattataaattttttgagcTAATGAGACCATTAGACGACACGCTAAATACTAAATCGTATGTTACATTACAAAGAATTAACtttgtgtattatatatattataaatatttaattttttgcacatattttaaaatattttacagaataaTAAATTCATGATCTGTTCAGCAAAATCCATCTACCTCGTTCAACATGGAAAATTCAATATCAGATAGCTCAGACATTGAATTGTCAAACACATTAATTCCTGCAGTTACAAGCCCTACACCTGAGACGCTTAAGCCTACTTTGAAGACCACCAAaagtatgtaattaaatgtatctTTAATCAAGTTGcaggttaaattaaaattctaatattaattttaaattgcagAACAGAAATTACAAAATGAATCAATTATACAATCAGCTTTActagacattttaaaaacacCAGTTCCTCAGACAGATGCTAAAGATGGCTTCTTAAAAACTCTGGGAGAAACTCTATGTCGATTATCATATCGGAAGAGAaccatgatggaaataaaatttcttcaaatggCTTTAGAAGCAGAAGAAGCAGAGTAAAATTAGTATTTGATATTTTAGTTTGTCGTTGTAATCCCAAAGTTTATAGTTACGAATATAGTTAAAATGTGCAGTATTATTTTCaactaaagtttattatttatggAGTACTTAtatctaacaaggaaacacagggaagtgtccgcctcagattaaaacgagtttttaatatgttgtagtacagataaaaataagggacacgtatttttttatacgtgtccatacgcactttaagggggtgaaacacccctttgaagaaaatcggtttttttctttcgaagtgtatgccgtcgaaactataagagatagaaaaaaatgttttaaatgaaagttgaatggctcgaagagtaatttaggacagcggaaaaaaatttttttttaattttttttaatactttcccccatcacttacctatttttttttccaaatttttatttttttttataagcaaaataaagcttattttattacgaattcaacggtatatgataaagttacgatacaacattcccattttccaaaaataattaaaaatctctcgatacgcacggtacgcgcacccgtccgcgcgtttgtgcgctacaaaagtgactcccttcgatttcgatGTGCCTTTAATACGTTgcacagataaaaataagggacacgtatttttttatacgtgcccatacgcactttaagagggtgaaacacccctttgaagaaaatcggtttctttctttcgaagtgtatgccgtcgaaactataagagatagaaaaaaatgttttaaatgaaagttgaatggcttgaagagtaatttaggacagcggaaaa
The window above is part of the Solenopsis invicta isolate M01_SB chromosome 8, UNIL_Sinv_3.0, whole genome shotgun sequence genome. Proteins encoded here:
- the LOC120358501 gene encoding uncharacterized protein LOC120358501, whose protein sequence is MENSISDSSDIELSNTLIPAVTSPTPETLKPTLKTTKKQKLQNESIIQSALLDILKTPVPQTDAKDGFLKTLGETLCRLSYRKRTMMEIKFLQMALEAEEAEL